A stretch of Vicinamibacterales bacterium DNA encodes these proteins:
- a CDS encoding putative ABC exporter domain-containing protein: MSAPNILGALLYLRITSLQNALLGRLKRLKQPRYLAGGVIGAVYLYFVFFRRMLAGRGASVALSGAIRQELLPVAAAVGSLLLLLVALTCWVWPRERAALRFSEAEIGFLFPAPVLRRTLIHYQLISAQGRILFTALIASLVTSRWSFLPGNPAMRVIGWWIIVATLSLHIMGSSFVVTRLLDRGVTTWRRQVITIGGLALIAGAVLAWTWGDVHAPRANDLTGAPAFARYLAAMLDAGALPWLLAPARLVIQPLLAVDLGSFLAALGPALLLYVAHYAWVVSTEVSFEEASIARAEKRAARASARLEGKFRLGQSAPTARPAPFNLGEHARPELAFLWKNLLSTASYLRPRAAIAVAVIIVAVCRWFSGNATYEAIRPGIATFCFIVGAYLLVLGPQLARQDLRNDLTNADLLKTYPLHGWQIIIGELLTPVAIITVLVWLTLLTAAITVPPQLIRWLPPQGHVGVAISLALIAPLLCTLQLLVLNTAAVLFPAWLQSARQASGGIDVMGQRLLFFAGNLIVVLVSLVPAAVAAVAVFFAGRLVAGDVAAAGLAVVAALAVLSMEAWLGIHWLGARFERFDLSAELAA; encoded by the coding sequence TTGAGCGCGCCCAACATCCTGGGCGCCTTGCTCTACCTGCGGATTACGTCGCTGCAGAACGCGCTGCTCGGCCGCCTCAAGCGGCTCAAGCAGCCCCGGTATCTCGCCGGCGGCGTGATTGGCGCGGTCTATCTGTACTTCGTGTTCTTTCGACGAATGCTGGCGGGCCGGGGCGCCAGCGTCGCCCTGTCCGGTGCCATTCGCCAGGAGCTGCTGCCGGTGGCCGCCGCCGTCGGCTCACTGCTCCTGTTGCTCGTCGCCCTCACCTGCTGGGTGTGGCCACGAGAACGCGCCGCTCTCCGATTCAGTGAGGCGGAAATCGGGTTCCTGTTCCCCGCCCCGGTGCTTCGCCGGACCCTGATCCATTACCAGCTGATCAGCGCGCAGGGGCGAATCCTGTTCACCGCGCTGATCGCTTCGCTGGTCACCAGCCGCTGGAGTTTTCTCCCAGGCAACCCGGCGATGCGCGTCATCGGCTGGTGGATCATCGTCGCCACGCTGTCGTTGCACATCATGGGCTCGTCCTTCGTGGTCACGAGGCTGCTGGATCGCGGAGTGACGACCTGGCGGCGCCAGGTGATCACGATTGGAGGGCTGGCCCTGATCGCCGGCGCGGTCCTGGCATGGACCTGGGGCGACGTGCATGCACCGCGTGCCAACGACCTCACCGGCGCGCCGGCATTCGCCCGTTACCTGGCAGCCATGCTCGACGCCGGCGCCCTGCCATGGCTGCTCGCGCCGGCCAGGCTGGTCATCCAGCCGCTACTCGCCGTTGACCTGGGCTCGTTCCTGGCGGCGCTTGGTCCCGCCCTCCTTCTGTATGTGGCGCACTACGCGTGGGTGGTCAGCACGGAGGTGTCGTTCGAGGAGGCGTCGATTGCGCGGGCCGAGAAGCGGGCCGCCCGGGCTTCCGCGCGCCTGGAGGGCAAGTTTCGCCTGGGCCAATCCGCGCCTACGGCGCGACCGGCACCGTTCAACCTCGGCGAGCACGCGCGGCCGGAGCTCGCGTTCCTGTGGAAGAACCTGCTTTCCACCGCGTCGTACTTGCGTCCGCGCGCGGCCATCGCGGTGGCCGTCATCATTGTGGCGGTGTGCCGTTGGTTCTCGGGCAATGCGACCTACGAAGCCATCCGCCCTGGGATTGCGACCTTCTGTTTCATCGTCGGCGCCTACCTGCTCGTCCTCGGCCCCCAATTGGCGCGACAAGACTTGCGGAACGACCTGACCAACGCCGACCTTCTCAAGACCTATCCCCTCCACGGCTGGCAGATCATCATTGGCGAACTGCTCACGCCGGTGGCCATCATTACCGTGCTCGTGTGGTTGACACTGCTGACCGCTGCGATCACCGTGCCGCCACAGTTGATCAGATGGCTGCCGCCACAGGGGCACGTGGGCGTCGCGATCAGCCTCGCCCTGATCGCGCCGCTGCTGTGCACATTGCAGCTGCTCGTGCTCAACACCGCCGCGGTGCTGTTTCCGGCCTGGCTGCAGTCGGCTCGCCAGGCCTCCGGCGGCATCGACGTGATGGGACAGCGCCTCCTGTTCTTCGCCGGCAACCTCATCGTCGTGCTCGTCTCGCTCGTGCCGGCCGCGGTGGCCGCCGTCGCGGTGTTCTTTGCCGGGCGATTGGTCGCGGGCGATGTGGCGGCGGCCGGTTTGGCGGTCGTGGCGGCGCTCGCCGTCTTGAGTATGGAAGCGTGGTTGGGCATTCACTGGCTGGGCGCGCGCTTCGAACGCTTCGATCTGTCAGCGGAACTGGCCGCCTAG
- a CDS encoding DUF2934 domain-containing protein, with translation MVSKKTSRSPKSAAPAQSPEETNKPPSRAARAPKAAATRAPKKPALAKPAGRVVTRRKRPANEAPSVPDAGQPTIVVSDEEIRIRAYFLSLEYLGSDRDDVDFWLLAERELRPAKKSDD, from the coding sequence GTGGTTTCGAAGAAGACGTCCCGATCGCCAAAGTCGGCCGCGCCCGCTCAATCGCCCGAAGAGACAAATAAGCCCCCGTCACGTGCGGCGCGCGCACCGAAGGCGGCGGCAACTCGCGCACCGAAGAAGCCCGCGCTGGCCAAGCCCGCAGGCCGCGTCGTCACCCGCCGGAAGCGCCCCGCCAATGAGGCACCCTCGGTGCCGGACGCGGGCCAGCCGACGATCGTGGTCTCTGACGAGGAGATCCGGATCCGCGCATACTTCCTGTCCCTCGAATACCTCGGGAGCGACCGGGACGACGTGGATTTCTGGCTGCTTGCTGAACGCGAACTCCGGCCGGCAAAAAAATCCGACGACTGA
- a CDS encoding epoxide hydrolase family protein: MTPEPSQAPGWRNALLVCAAVLATTPIGLAQTPAPDAIRPFSIRVSDASLADLKKRLDLTRLPEPLQGPGWTHGTDIGYLRELVAYWKTGFNWRDQERRLNQFEQFTTTIDGLRIHFLHRRAARADALPLLITHGWPGSFVEFTKAIGPLTDPAAHGGRAEDAFHVVIPSIPGFGFSEAPREAGFDPARIAAIEAKLMARLGYTRYGVQGGDWGSIISTQVALLDAPHLAGLHLNMCFGAAPAGTDPNAGLTTRELERLKARQVFQAEETGYQQIQGTKPQTLGIALNDSPAGLAAWIVEKFRTWCDCDGNPETVFSKDELLTNITLYWMTQTAASSARIYYESRHAPPAATAGRRIEVPTACADFPKEIIWSPRRWLEPRYNITRWTEMPKGGHFAAFEQPQLFVDDVRAFFRSVR; encoded by the coding sequence GTGACACCTGAACCCAGCCAGGCGCCCGGGTGGCGCAACGCATTGTTGGTGTGCGCGGCGGTACTCGCCACGACACCGATCGGCCTCGCGCAGACTCCAGCGCCCGACGCTATTCGCCCGTTCTCCATACGGGTCTCCGACGCCTCGTTGGCCGACCTGAAGAAGCGGCTCGACCTGACGCGCCTTCCCGAGCCGCTGCAGGGCCCAGGCTGGACGCACGGCACCGACATCGGTTATCTGCGCGAGCTGGTCGCATACTGGAAAACCGGCTTCAACTGGCGTGACCAGGAGAGGCGTCTCAACCAGTTCGAGCAGTTCACGACCACCATCGACGGACTTCGCATCCACTTCCTTCACCGGCGCGCCGCGCGCGCCGACGCCCTTCCCCTCCTGATCACCCATGGATGGCCAGGTTCATTCGTCGAGTTCACCAAGGCCATCGGCCCGCTGACCGATCCGGCGGCCCACGGCGGCCGCGCCGAAGACGCGTTCCACGTCGTCATTCCGTCGATCCCCGGATTTGGGTTTTCGGAGGCGCCTCGAGAGGCTGGCTTCGATCCGGCCCGCATCGCAGCCATTGAGGCCAAGTTGATGGCCCGCCTCGGCTACACGCGGTACGGCGTGCAGGGGGGTGATTGGGGATCGATCATCAGCACGCAGGTCGCCCTGCTCGACGCGCCGCACCTGGCCGGCCTCCACCTCAACATGTGCTTCGGCGCGGCACCCGCGGGCACCGACCCCAACGCGGGGTTGACGACGCGCGAACTCGAGCGGCTCAAGGCGCGGCAGGTCTTTCAGGCGGAAGAAACGGGCTATCAGCAGATCCAGGGCACCAAGCCCCAGACCCTGGGCATCGCGCTCAACGATTCCCCGGCCGGCCTCGCGGCGTGGATCGTTGAGAAGTTCCGCACCTGGTGCGACTGCGACGGGAATCCTGAGACGGTGTTCTCCAAGGACGAACTGCTGACGAACATCACCTTGTACTGGATGACGCAAACGGCCGCTTCGTCCGCCCGGATCTACTACGAGAGCCGCCACGCCCCACCGGCGGCCACCGCCGGCCGCCGGATCGAGGTGCCGACCGCCTGTGCCGACTTCCCCAAGGAAATCATCTGGTCGCCCAGGCGCTGGCTGGAGCCGCGCTACAACATCACGCGTTGGACCGAGATGCCCAAGGGCGGTCACTTCGCGGCGTTCGAGCAGCCGCAACTGTTCGTTGACGACGTGCGCGCGTTCTTCAGAAGCGTGCGATAA
- a CDS encoding M14 family metallopeptidase has protein sequence MRLPTAFAIIMTVVTVASAQQPDLRTRAEITNYEETSSYADVQRVIDGLVASSPLVHTESFGKTEDGRDLPLLVISEPRVTTPEAAHKLGRPLVFVQANIHAGEVEGKEAILALARRLVSGDLKPLTRQLVILLAPNYNADGNEKVNVQNRTAQNGPVAGVGTRENSKGLDLNRDYMKLDTAEARSLVGLINKWDPHVLVDLHTTNGSYHANHLTYSPILNPNADARLIDFTRDRMLAPIREAMLKKHNWRVYYYGNFAPEDGGGRESSRVDPANPGNVTWRTFDHRPRFGNNYAGLRNRIAILSEAYSYLDFKGRVDVTEDFVDEIWKSAAANAKQIMTLTAQADRQFTAPPTARPVELGVDFEIRALPEKVGVFVGDVKKVLNPRSGKEMLAMTDLAVPVAMKDYGVFAATRSLAMPKGWLIPTNPRLAAAVERLRWHGLKVQEITEPAQVSVERFTIAGYTRAERVFQGHREARLKGAFEPAQLTVAPGALFVPADQPLARLAFYLLEPESDDGLVTWNIIEEGLAAGESYPIYRVTNTTALRLK, from the coding sequence ATGCGCCTTCCTACCGCATTCGCCATCATCATGACTGTCGTGACGGTTGCCTCTGCCCAGCAGCCTGATCTCCGCACGCGCGCGGAGATCACCAACTACGAAGAGACCAGCTCCTACGCCGACGTGCAGCGGGTGATCGACGGCCTCGTGGCGTCGAGTCCGCTGGTGCACACCGAGAGTTTCGGCAAGACCGAGGACGGGCGCGACCTGCCGCTGCTCGTGATCTCCGAACCGAGGGTCACGACGCCGGAGGCGGCCCATAAGCTCGGGCGCCCGCTGGTGTTCGTGCAGGCCAACATCCACGCCGGCGAAGTCGAAGGCAAGGAGGCGATCCTGGCGCTGGCCCGCCGGCTGGTGTCGGGCGATCTCAAGCCGCTCACCAGGCAACTCGTCATCCTGCTCGCGCCCAACTACAACGCCGACGGCAACGAGAAGGTGAACGTCCAGAATCGCACCGCGCAGAACGGCCCGGTGGCGGGCGTCGGCACGCGCGAGAACAGCAAGGGCCTCGACCTCAATCGCGACTACATGAAGCTCGACACCGCGGAGGCGCGGTCGCTGGTCGGCCTGATCAACAAGTGGGACCCGCACGTGCTGGTCGATCTCCACACCACCAACGGCTCGTACCACGCCAACCACCTGACCTATTCGCCCATCCTCAATCCCAACGCCGACGCGCGGCTGATCGATTTCACCCGCGACCGCATGCTCGCGCCGATTCGCGAGGCGATGCTGAAGAAGCACAACTGGCGCGTCTACTACTACGGCAACTTCGCGCCCGAAGACGGCGGCGGCCGCGAGAGCTCGCGCGTGGACCCCGCCAACCCGGGCAACGTCACCTGGCGCACCTTCGACCATCGCCCGCGGTTCGGCAACAACTACGCCGGCCTTCGCAACCGCATCGCCATCCTGTCCGAGGCCTACAGCTACCTGGACTTCAAGGGCCGCGTTGACGTGACCGAAGACTTCGTGGACGAGATCTGGAAGTCGGCGGCGGCCAACGCGAAGCAGATCATGACGCTGACGGCGCAGGCGGATCGCCAGTTCACCGCGCCGCCCACTGCCCGCCCCGTCGAACTCGGCGTGGACTTCGAGATCCGCGCCCTCCCTGAAAAAGTCGGCGTCTTCGTCGGCGACGTCAAGAAGGTGCTGAACCCGCGATCGGGCAAAGAGATGCTGGCGATGACCGACCTGGCGGTGCCGGTGGCGATGAAGGACTACGGCGTGTTCGCGGCGACGCGGTCGCTGGCCATGCCGAAGGGCTGGCTCATTCCCACCAACCCGCGGCTTGCCGCGGCGGTCGAGCGCCTTCGCTGGCACGGGTTGAAGGTGCAGGAGATCACCGAGCCGGCGCAGGTGTCGGTGGAACGGTTCACGATTGCCGGCTACACCCGCGCCGAGCGGGTGTTCCAGGGCCATCGCGAAGCGCGCTTGAAGGGCGCCTTCGAGCCGGCGCAGTTGACGGTGGCGCCGGGCGCGCTGTTCGTGCCCGCGGACCAGCCGCTTGCCAGGCTCGCGTTCTACCTGCTGGAGCCTGAGAGTGACGATGGCCTGGTGACGTGGAACATCATCGAGGAAGGGCTGGCGGCGGGCGAGTCCTACCCGATCTACCGCGTCACGAACACGACCGCGCTTCGTCTGAAGTAG
- a CDS encoding HD domain-containing phosphohydrolase, with product MTLPVPARAYVVAVVVAGAACLVDSARGLPPQSPGLFFMLLALAIATSTAKIELPLGRSRSNLSLSHAVNFWALFSLGPLPTVVIAAISAWAQCTLRTTERNPRHQVVFSIASLTATVWVAGLPLGVVMGADPSSIAALVRAAAVVAPLYFFVNTALVAGAIALSTRQPVVRIWHRNFLWSAPSYLAGAALAAGAAMAWHRGWFGWLALLAAPLYLVFRSYHTVVARLREEQDETRRAMDVQLATIEALALAIEAKAGCTPEHVRSIQLYAATLAEAVGLSDNEVQAVRTAALLHDVGNMAVPEHILAKPDALTPEEFERVKIHPRAGAEILRQVPFGAPVAELVLCHHERWDGLGYPAGLRGEAIPLGARILSIADCYSTLQTDRPYRPARTAVAALAVLLEHAGTAFDPALVDLLIARLRLSAALPVEAPADRGVLQDISGTHREEQTLYEIAQALGSSLGVEDAMVLIHDKVSRLVPFVTCALFLGNDSDGYGCRYAHGPGTEALFAWTPKSWNDLSLQLPACADGRAGRGEDLAALLACPLNFDGRRIGGLVIYHTAAGCFTDEHRRVLGRVSEQAAAVIYNSTRYEQTQHESQTDALTSLPNRRSFDQQFEIGLARAAGTETSASVVVLDLDRLKEINDTYGHEAGDRALRAIGTVLRSTVRESDLCARFAGDEFMVVLWGCSPGHEARRVAEVQGAVSDYPFEPRPGVRVGLSISAGCARFPEDGRTFNELLMVADERMYRDKAGRRSRNSGRQRRAEEASDWPLLSR from the coding sequence TTGACGCTACCGGTCCCGGCCCGCGCCTACGTCGTCGCGGTCGTGGTTGCGGGTGCGGCCTGCCTGGTTGACTCCGCGCGGGGCCTGCCGCCGCAAAGTCCCGGCCTGTTCTTCATGCTGCTGGCACTCGCCATTGCCACATCGACGGCGAAGATCGAGCTGCCGCTCGGCCGCAGCCGGTCGAACCTGTCGTTGTCGCATGCGGTGAACTTCTGGGCGCTGTTCTCGCTCGGGCCGTTGCCGACGGTGGTGATCGCGGCGATCAGCGCGTGGGCCCAGTGCACCCTGCGAACCACCGAGCGAAACCCGCGGCACCAGGTGGTGTTCAGCATTGCCTCGCTGACGGCGACGGTGTGGGTGGCCGGCCTCCCGTTGGGCGTGGTGATGGGCGCGGACCCGTCAAGCATCGCGGCGCTGGTGCGCGCGGCCGCGGTCGTGGCGCCGCTGTATTTCTTCGTCAATACCGCGCTGGTCGCCGGCGCGATCGCGCTGTCGACGCGGCAGCCGGTGGTGCGCATCTGGCATCGCAACTTCCTGTGGAGCGCGCCGAGCTACCTGGCCGGCGCGGCACTGGCGGCCGGCGCGGCGATGGCCTGGCACCGGGGCTGGTTTGGCTGGCTGGCGCTGCTGGCCGCGCCCCTGTATCTGGTCTTTCGGAGCTATCACACCGTGGTCGCGCGACTCCGCGAAGAGCAGGACGAAACCCGCCGCGCGATGGACGTGCAACTGGCGACCATCGAGGCGTTGGCGCTCGCCATCGAGGCCAAGGCCGGCTGCACGCCGGAGCATGTCCGGTCGATCCAGCTGTACGCGGCGACACTGGCTGAAGCCGTGGGCCTCTCCGACAACGAGGTGCAGGCGGTCCGCACGGCGGCCCTCCTGCACGACGTCGGCAACATGGCGGTCCCCGAACACATCCTCGCCAAACCCGATGCGCTGACGCCCGAGGAGTTCGAGCGCGTCAAGATTCACCCGCGCGCGGGCGCCGAGATCCTGCGCCAGGTGCCGTTCGGCGCGCCGGTCGCCGAGCTGGTGCTGTGCCATCACGAGCGGTGGGACGGCCTCGGCTACCCGGCCGGGCTGCGCGGCGAGGCCATTCCACTGGGCGCGCGCATCCTCTCGATTGCGGACTGCTACAGCACGCTGCAGACCGACCGCCCGTACCGTCCCGCGCGCACCGCGGTCGCGGCCCTCGCCGTGCTGCTCGAACACGCGGGCACGGCGTTCGACCCGGCGCTGGTTGATCTGTTGATCGCGCGGCTGCGCTTGTCGGCGGCCCTGCCCGTCGAGGCGCCGGCGGACCGGGGCGTGCTCCAGGACATCAGCGGGACCCACCGCGAGGAGCAGACGCTCTACGAAATCGCGCAAGCCCTTGGCTCGAGCCTGGGCGTCGAGGACGCGATGGTGCTGATTCACGACAAGGTCAGCCGGCTGGTGCCGTTCGTGACGTGCGCGCTCTTCCTGGGCAACGACAGCGACGGCTACGGCTGCCGCTACGCGCACGGCCCTGGCACCGAGGCGCTGTTCGCGTGGACGCCCAAATCGTGGAACGACCTCTCGCTCCAGCTCCCCGCCTGCGCCGACGGCCGCGCCGGACGTGGTGAGGATCTCGCTGCGCTGCTGGCCTGTCCGTTGAATTTCGACGGGCGGCGCATCGGCGGCCTCGTGATCTATCACACCGCTGCCGGCTGCTTCACCGACGAGCACCGGCGCGTGCTCGGCCGGGTCAGTGAGCAGGCCGCGGCCGTCATCTACAACTCGACGCGCTACGAGCAGACCCAGCACGAATCCCAGACCGACGCGCTGACGTCCCTTCCCAATCGACGCTCGTTCGATCAGCAGTTCGAGATCGGGCTGGCCCGGGCGGCCGGCACCGAGACCAGCGCCAGCGTCGTCGTGCTCGACCTCGATCGTCTCAAGGAGATCAACGACACCTACGGGCACGAGGCAGGCGACCGGGCGCTGCGCGCCATCGGCACGGTGCTGCGTTCGACGGTCCGCGAGAGCGACCTGTGCGCGCGCTTCGCCGGCGACGAGTTCATGGTCGTGCTGTGGGGCTGCAGCCCCGGGCACGAGGCCCGACGGGTGGCCGAGGTGCAGGGCGCGGTCAGCGACTATCCCTTTGAGCCGCGGCCGGGCGTGAGGGTCGGGCTGTCGATCAGCGCCGGCTGCGCCCGCTTCCCGGAGGATGGGCGCACGTTCAACGAGCTGCTGATGGTGGCCGACGAACGGATGTACCGCGACAAGGCGGGCCGCCGCTCACGCAACTCCGGCCGGCAACGCCGGGCGGAAGAGGCCAGCGACTGGCCGCTACTTTCCCGGTGA
- a CDS encoding S9 family peptidase, with translation MTKRVLVILLALAVAPLSPAAQSKRALTLDDHSKILGVGDPQRSPDGLWVAYTVTTIDAEKDKRNTDLWMVKWDGSDQLQLTSSPDNESSPRWSPDNKYLAFVASRGNEDEKKKGGQIWLLNRSGGEAQRVSDFKGGVSDIQWSPDSTRIAFVASDEDPADEPEKMDGWKRKTEPPIVIDRYHFKEDRRGYLKQLYSHIAVFDVATKAATVITKGNTDDANPSWSPDGKQIAFLSKRGAADPDRTSNEDLWTVDATPFGTPRQITKTPEGEGGRPAWSPDGSRIAVLISDTDSNTAYGLNKLVVVPSNPPAAAGPATKPAIYMPALDRAVSNLAWSADGQHISFLLQDDRTNQVATVPAENPNGAMQRKSNGRRVISGLSPGKDGNFAVLATSPTQFTEVHALEGANLRQLTKHNDTLAAELQLATTEDFQSKSKDGTEVHGLIVKPAGFTAGTKYPTLLIIHGGPNGQDQHAFSFDREFLAANGYVVLAINYRGSAGRGSAWQKAIHGDWGNLEVVDLLGAVDEAVKQGIADPARLGIGGWSYGAISTNYTIATDPRFKAAISGAGSSMQFTMYGLDQYTIQYDQEMGPPWKAKDKWMKVSYPFFNADRIKTPTLFMGGEKDFNVPIAGGEQMYQALKSLGVDTQLVIYPGQFHGLTVPSYERDRLQRYLNWFNKYLQPAAAATSPGK, from the coding sequence ATGACGAAACGCGTCCTGGTCATCCTCCTCGCGCTGGCCGTGGCACCGCTGTCGCCGGCCGCCCAGTCGAAGCGTGCCCTCACCCTGGACGATCACTCGAAGATCCTCGGCGTCGGCGATCCGCAGCGGTCGCCAGACGGCCTGTGGGTGGCCTACACGGTCACGACCATCGACGCCGAGAAAGACAAGCGGAACACCGACCTCTGGATGGTCAAGTGGGACGGCAGCGACCAGCTGCAGCTGACCTCGTCGCCCGACAACGAGTCGTCGCCCCGCTGGAGCCCCGACAACAAATACCTCGCGTTCGTGGCGTCGCGCGGCAACGAAGACGAGAAGAAGAAGGGCGGCCAGATCTGGCTGCTCAACCGATCCGGCGGCGAGGCGCAACGCGTCAGCGACTTCAAGGGCGGGGTGTCCGACATCCAGTGGTCGCCCGACAGCACGCGGATTGCGTTTGTCGCCAGCGACGAGGACCCCGCGGACGAGCCGGAGAAAATGGACGGCTGGAAGCGCAAGACCGAGCCACCCATCGTGATCGATCGGTATCACTTCAAGGAAGACCGCCGCGGTTACCTCAAGCAGCTGTACAGCCACATCGCCGTGTTCGACGTCGCCACCAAGGCCGCCACGGTGATCACCAAGGGCAACACCGACGACGCCAACCCGTCGTGGTCGCCGGACGGCAAGCAGATCGCCTTCCTCAGTAAGCGCGGCGCCGCGGATCCGGATCGCACGTCCAACGAGGACCTGTGGACCGTGGACGCCACGCCCTTCGGCACGCCCAGGCAGATCACCAAGACGCCGGAAGGCGAGGGCGGGCGCCCGGCCTGGAGTCCCGACGGCAGCCGCATCGCCGTGCTCATCAGCGACACCGATTCGAACACCGCCTACGGCCTGAACAAACTGGTGGTGGTGCCGTCGAATCCGCCCGCGGCGGCCGGACCGGCCACCAAGCCGGCGATTTACATGCCGGCGCTCGATCGCGCCGTCTCCAACCTGGCCTGGTCCGCGGATGGGCAGCACATCTCGTTCCTCCTGCAGGACGATCGCACCAACCAGGTCGCGACGGTGCCGGCCGAGAATCCGAATGGCGCGATGCAGCGGAAGTCCAACGGCCGGCGCGTGATCAGCGGGCTCAGCCCGGGCAAGGACGGCAACTTCGCGGTGCTGGCGACCTCGCCGACGCAGTTCACCGAGGTCCATGCGCTCGAGGGCGCCAACCTCCGCCAGTTGACGAAGCACAACGACACGCTCGCCGCCGAGCTGCAGTTGGCGACGACCGAGGATTTCCAGTCGAAGAGCAAGGACGGCACCGAGGTGCACGGGCTGATCGTGAAGCCCGCGGGCTTCACCGCCGGCACGAAGTACCCGACGCTGCTGATCATCCACGGCGGCCCGAACGGCCAGGATCAGCACGCCTTCAGCTTCGATCGCGAGTTCCTCGCCGCCAACGGCTACGTCGTGCTGGCGATCAACTATCGCGGCAGCGCCGGGCGCGGCAGCGCGTGGCAGAAGGCGATCCACGGCGACTGGGGCAATCTCGAGGTCGTCGATCTGCTGGGCGCGGTCGATGAAGCGGTCAAGCAGGGGATTGCCGACCCGGCCCGCCTCGGCATCGGCGGCTGGAGCTACGGCGCCATCTCCACCAACTACACCATCGCCACCGACCCGCGCTTCAAGGCGGCGATCAGCGGCGCCGGCAGCTCGATGCAGTTCACGATGTACGGCCTGGACCAGTACACCATCCAGTACGACCAGGAGATGGGGCCGCCGTGGAAGGCGAAGGACAAGTGGATGAAGGTGTCCTATCCGTTCTTCAACGCCGACCGGATCAAGACGCCGACGCTCTTCATGGGCGGCGAGAAGGACTTCAACGTGCCGATTGCCGGCGGCGAGCAGATGTACCAGGCACTCAAGAGCCTGGGCGTCGACACGCAGCTCGTGATTTACCCGGGCCAGTTCCACGGCCTGACCGTTCCGAGCTACGAGCGCGATCGCCTGCAGCGTTACCTGAACTGGTTCAACAAGTACCTGCAGCCCGCGGCGGCGGCGACGTCACCGGGAAAGTAG
- a CDS encoding copper chaperone PCu(A)C — MTFLPTALVVALLIATPHAQPAITASDAWAPAASAAPASVYMVINNPTMYDIYVVSAKSEAAGKVELIDGGKPVKELTVASYGSLELKAGGAFVRLSDLKQELTAGASVTVTMMTDGGVTIVATAVVK; from the coding sequence ATGACATTCCTGCCTACCGCTCTCGTCGTCGCGTTGCTGATTGCGACACCTCATGCACAGCCCGCCATTACCGCGTCTGACGCGTGGGCGCCGGCGGCGTCCGCCGCGCCGGCGTCGGTCTACATGGTGATCAACAACCCGACGATGTACGACATCTACGTGGTGTCGGCGAAGAGCGAGGCGGCTGGGAAGGTCGAGCTGATCGACGGCGGCAAGCCCGTGAAGGAGCTGACGGTCGCGTCCTATGGTTCGCTGGAACTCAAGGCCGGCGGGGCGTTCGTGCGGCTGTCGGATCTGAAGCAGGAGCTGACGGCGGGGGCGAGCGTGACCGTGACGATGATGACCGACGGCGGTGTCACGATTGTGGCCACCGCCGTGGTGAAGTAG